A genomic segment from Geitlerinema sp. PCC 7407 encodes:
- a CDS encoding DegT/DnrJ/EryC1/StrS aminotransferase family protein — protein MKIPVLDLKPQYELLKADIHAAIDRVLESGQFIMGPDVKLFEQEVADYLGVKHAIAVNSGTDALVISLRSLGIGEGDEVITTPFSFFATAESISSVGATPVFVDIDDRTFNINPNLIESHITDKTKAILPVHLYGRPAEMGKIMTIARKHNLKVVEDCAQSFGARYSAACPTCDGQCDGASLQGKQTGTIGDMGAYSFFPSKNLGAYGDGGLVATNDDALAEQARMLRVHGAKKKYHNEVIGYNSRLDTIQAAILRVKLPYIDQWNQQRYNVAKNYNELLQDIPGVITPEAIPGHVFHQYTIRIQGRSRDAIQASLAAQGVNTMVYYPVPQNELPVYVHDVVATLVSSALSQEVLSLPIWPELNLEIQQDIANTVSTVLNS, from the coding sequence ATGAAAATTCCTGTATTAGATCTCAAGCCTCAGTATGAACTTTTAAAGGCTGATATCCATGCCGCGATCGATCGAGTTTTGGAGTCTGGTCAGTTCATTATGGGACCAGATGTGAAGCTGTTTGAGCAGGAAGTGGCTGACTATCTAGGTGTCAAGCACGCGATCGCGGTCAACAGCGGAACGGATGCGCTGGTAATCAGTTTGCGATCGCTAGGGATTGGGGAAGGCGATGAAGTAATCACGACGCCTTTCTCTTTCTTCGCCACGGCAGAATCTATCAGCAGTGTGGGAGCGACTCCAGTCTTTGTTGATATTGACGACCGCACCTTCAATATCAACCCCAATCTGATCGAAAGCCACATCACTGACAAGACGAAAGCAATTTTGCCAGTGCATCTCTACGGCCGACCTGCAGAGATGGGCAAGATTATGACAATTGCCCGGAAACACAATCTGAAGGTGGTTGAGGATTGCGCTCAAAGCTTTGGTGCAAGGTACTCAGCCGCTTGTCCGACCTGTGATGGCCAATGTGACGGTGCTTCGCTGCAAGGCAAACAGACCGGAACAATCGGTGACATGGGGGCCTACAGCTTCTTTCCCAGTAAGAACTTAGGGGCTTATGGAGACGGAGGCCTTGTCGCGACGAATGATGATGCCCTCGCCGAACAAGCCCGGATGCTGCGAGTGCATGGTGCGAAAAAGAAGTACCACAATGAAGTAATTGGCTATAACTCCCGCTTGGACACTATCCAAGCTGCTATTTTGCGGGTCAAGCTTCCCTACATTGATCAGTGGAACCAGCAGCGCTACAACGTTGCGAAAAACTACAACGAGCTTTTGCAAGACATACCCGGAGTGATCACGCCAGAGGCAATCCCAGGCCACGTCTTCCATCAATACACGATCCGTATCCAAGGGCGATCGCGAGATGCTATTCAAGCATCCCTTGCAGCCCAGGGCGTGAACACGATGGTTTACTATCCGGTTCCTCAAAATGAACTACCTGTGTATGTTCATGATGTTGTCGCGACCCTCGTAAGCAGCGCACTCTCACAAGAGGTGCTGAGCTTGCCTATTTGGCCTGAGTTGAATCTAGAAATTCAACAAGATATTGCTAATACAGTCTCAACTGTACTAAATTCATAG